In the Mytilus galloprovincialis chromosome 10, xbMytGall1.hap1.1, whole genome shotgun sequence genome, one interval contains:
- the LOC143047848 gene encoding uncharacterized protein LOC143047848 isoform X1, producing MAERSRSKHKVRSPRMKASHVQYAPEGRRGNVYIDEEGRRIYRTSGKSGNSKRYVVMDDGELKRGERPEKIVYQQEETEYETMSEADSEYMVPVRPKGPNTSTRRVVEERPRVLTRRAIAEEERPVLRTREGDTIRSTRISRSRPASDYVVRRNNTLDNREELFVRSGRPASEVLVRPSRERVVTRRVVDDSNLRERYVVRSRPSSEKRIIDNREVELVRRPRSEERVTYVKRPVSEETNVKYVTRNSYRDRQPVGYVTKEQAANERALHRQEYIEYPQEYIMQRPPTRDVGCQMTTNYVIQPQPKQKKLLRNVQTQTFKKQKQRKIKTATHYYQRETVEVVQEPDLPTPREPTPRTPSPPPPPPPRILTPEPPRQPKPPKKKKQKKEKENLEMQLVVKQPNLPEPVYDRVEDLEVVADSSKIYYEAPKKKEHLIKNPEPDPPTYAYYEPSEYTASKKIVPTEKNITAESTSSSRSSSDNESVNTADNFYTVPLKGSTTFYGPFFKKENTYPPKRRSSKNRKKRKQTPTTYERPRYVETAKRERKKHRHVSKSTRKNSEDSVPPLQVETYLKKVPVLIHDYGNIPRSSLKQSGTHSMKKTRGHVQIDEYGAKLSHGPSFYMNDSKNGKLKSSGDYSNHSTLLYVNPETEKVEPLKYTGEIEAQLKDKRKWNEQEEEPRYVVIPGFDDHSKSKIKEVIDNTKRQFDDDPLVIVEDSKFPNRRKLSLKSQSDMDDTYLTPLSRGQQTDKWVKKTTEEKPKKQKLKGKAHMVRVGGGWMKVEHHRHHHTPLKIYEIPRDANDDKFLYIKSRFNTNKKEVPIAYKKYREEIVRG from the exons ATGGCTGAGCGTTCGAGATCTAAGCATAAGGTGAGGTCACCTAGAATGAAAGCTTCACATGTTCAATATGCTCCCGAGGGCAGACGAGGCAATGTTTATATCGACGAAGAAGGTAGGCGGATTTATAGAACATCTGGGAAAAGTGGAAATTCAAAACGGTACGTTGTTATGGATGATGGAGAATTGAAACGCGGTGAACGACCGGAAAAAATTGTATACCAACAGGAAGAAACAGAATATGAAACAATGAGTGAAGCTGATTCAGAATATATGGTCCCGGTACGACCTAAAGGACCAAATACTTCAACTAGAAGAGTAGTCGAAGAACGACCACGTGTTCTAACAAGAAGAGCTATTGCAGAAGAGGAACGACCCGTACTCAGGACCAGGGAAGGAGATACGATTAGAAGTACTCGCATTTCACGTTCAAGACCCGCGAGTGATTATGTCGTACGGCGCAACAATACTTTGGATAATCGCGAGGAATTGTTTGTACGGTCAGGACGACCAGCTAGTGAAGTTCTTGTTCGGCCTTCACGTGAGCGTGTGGTAACAAGAAGAGTTGTAGATGATTCAAATTTACGTGAACGTTATGTTGTAAGGAGTCGACCTTCTAGTGAAAAACGAATCATTGATAACAGAGAGGTTGAGCTTGTCAGAAGACCGAGATCCGAAGAAAGAGTAACGTATGTCAAAAGGCCAGTATCTGAAGAAACAAATGTAAAATACGTTACTAGGAATAGCTATCGAGACCGACAACCTGTTGGCTATGTTACGAAAGAACAAGCAGCTAACGAAAGGGCTTTGCATAGACAAGAATATATAGAATACCCACAGGAATATATAATGCAACGTCCTCCAACACGCGACGTCGGTTGTCAGATGACCACAAATTACGTCATACAACCACAGCCAAAACAGAAAAAACTGTTACGTAATGTACAAACACAGACTTTTAAGAAACAAAAGCAACGAAAAATCAAAACTGCAACACATTATTATCAAAGGGAAACAGTGGAAGTCGTACAGGAACCGGACCTACCAACACCAAGGGAGCCTACTCCTAGAACACCGTCTCCACCACCACCGCCACCACCTCGAATTCTAACCCCTGAACCACCAAGACAACCGAAACCACCcaaaaagaagaaacaaaaaaag GAGAAAGAAAACTTAGAAATGCAGTTGGTTGTTAAGCAACCAAATCTTCCCGAACCAGTTTACGACAGAGTGGAG GATTTAGAAGTTGTAGCTGACTCGTCAAAAATTTATTATGAAGCACCTAAAAAGAAAGAACATTTGATTAAGAACCCCGAACCCGATCCACCAACATATGCTTATTACGAACCCTCGGAGTATACGGCGTCTAAGAAAATTGTTCCCACTGAAAAG AACATTACTGCAGAATCTACTTCCAGTAGTAGAAGTTCGAGCGACAACGAG aGTGTTAACACAGCTGACAACTTTTACACAGTACCTCTAAAAGGAAGCACAACATTTTATGGACcgtttttcaaaaaagaaaatacatacCCTCCGAAACGTAGGTCGTCAAAGAATAGAAAGAAACGAAAACAAACGCCGACTACATATGAACGTCCACGATATGTTGAAACTGCAAAACGAGAGAGAAAGAAGCACAGACACGTTTCAAAGTCGACTCGAAAAAATTCTGAGGATTCTGTTCCACCGCTTCAGGTTGAAACTTACTTGAAAAAAGTTCCTGTTCTAATTCATGATTATGGCAATATTCCACGGTCATCACTTAAACAATCTGGTACCCATTCGATGAAGAAAACACGTGGTCATGTACAGATTGATGAATATGGCGCCAAACTATCACATGGGCCTTCATTTTATATGAATGACAGTAAAAATGGCAAACTCAAATCTTCTGGCGATTATAGTAATCATTCGACCCTGTTATATGTAAATCCAGAGACGGAAAAGGTTGAACCTTTGAAATACACCGGGGAAATAGAGGCCCAGTTAAAAGACAAACGGAAGTGGAACGAACAAGAAGAAGAACCTAGATACGTAGTGATTCCGGGGTTTGACGATCATTCTAAATCTAAGATAAAGGAAGTGATCGACAATACTAAAAGACAATTTGACGACGACCCATTAGTTATAGTGGAAGACTCCAAGTTTCCAAATAGAAGAAAACTGAGTTTAAAAAGTCAGTCTGACATGGATGACACTTACTTAACTCCGCTTTCTCGTGgacaacaaacagacaaatgg GTTAAGAAAACAACAGAGGAAAAACCGAAAAAGCAAAAG CTTAAAGGAAAAGCACATATGGTACGTGTTGGAGGGGGTTGGATGAAAGTTGAACACCACAGGCATCATCATACACCATTGAAGATTTACGAAATACCCCGTGACGCAAATGATGACAAGTTTCTCTATATAAAGTCGAGATTCAATACCAACAAAAAAGAAGTTCCAATAGCATACAAAAAATATAGAGAAGAAATAGTGCGTGGATGA
- the LOC143047848 gene encoding uncharacterized protein LOC143047848 isoform X3 codes for MAERSRSKHKVRSPRMKASHVQYAPEGRRGNVYIDEEGRRIYRTSGKSGNSKRYVVMDDGELKRGERPEKIVYQQEETEYETMSEADSEYMVPVRPKGPNTSTRRVVEERPRVLTRRAIAEEERPVLRTREGDTIRSTRISRSRPASDYVVRRNNTLDNREELFVRSGRPASEVLVRPSRERVVTRRVVDDSNLRERYVVRSRPSSEKRIIDNREVELVRRPRSEERVTYVKRPVSEETNVKYVTRNSYRDRQPVGYVTKEQAANERALHRQEYIEYPQEYIMQRPPTRDVGCQMTTNYVIQPQPKQKKLLRNVQTQTFKKQKQRKIKTATHYYQRETVEVVQEPDLPTPREPTPRTPSPPPPPPPRILTPEPPRQPKPPKKKKQKKEKENLEMQLVVKQPNLPEPVYDRVEDLEVVADSSKIYYEAPKKKEHLIKNPEPDPPTYAYYEPSEYTASKKIVPTEKSVNTADNFYTVPLKGSTTFYGPFFKKENTYPPKRRSSKNRKKRKQTPTTYERPRYVETAKRERKKHRHVSKSTRKNSEDSVPPLQVETYLKKVPVLIHDYGNIPRSSLKQSGTHSMKKTRGHVQIDEYGAKLSHGPSFYMNDSKNGKLKSSGDYSNHSTLLYVNPETEKVEPLKYTGEIEAQLKDKRKWNEQEEEPRYVVIPGFDDHSKSKIKEVIDNTKRQFDDDPLVIVEDSKFPNRRKLSLKSQSDMDDTYLTPLSRGQQTDKWVKKTTEEKPKKQKLKGKAHMVRVGGGWMKVEHHRHHHTPLKIYEIPRDANDDKFLYIKSRFNTNKKEVPIAYKKYREEIVRG; via the exons ATGGCTGAGCGTTCGAGATCTAAGCATAAGGTGAGGTCACCTAGAATGAAAGCTTCACATGTTCAATATGCTCCCGAGGGCAGACGAGGCAATGTTTATATCGACGAAGAAGGTAGGCGGATTTATAGAACATCTGGGAAAAGTGGAAATTCAAAACGGTACGTTGTTATGGATGATGGAGAATTGAAACGCGGTGAACGACCGGAAAAAATTGTATACCAACAGGAAGAAACAGAATATGAAACAATGAGTGAAGCTGATTCAGAATATATGGTCCCGGTACGACCTAAAGGACCAAATACTTCAACTAGAAGAGTAGTCGAAGAACGACCACGTGTTCTAACAAGAAGAGCTATTGCAGAAGAGGAACGACCCGTACTCAGGACCAGGGAAGGAGATACGATTAGAAGTACTCGCATTTCACGTTCAAGACCCGCGAGTGATTATGTCGTACGGCGCAACAATACTTTGGATAATCGCGAGGAATTGTTTGTACGGTCAGGACGACCAGCTAGTGAAGTTCTTGTTCGGCCTTCACGTGAGCGTGTGGTAACAAGAAGAGTTGTAGATGATTCAAATTTACGTGAACGTTATGTTGTAAGGAGTCGACCTTCTAGTGAAAAACGAATCATTGATAACAGAGAGGTTGAGCTTGTCAGAAGACCGAGATCCGAAGAAAGAGTAACGTATGTCAAAAGGCCAGTATCTGAAGAAACAAATGTAAAATACGTTACTAGGAATAGCTATCGAGACCGACAACCTGTTGGCTATGTTACGAAAGAACAAGCAGCTAACGAAAGGGCTTTGCATAGACAAGAATATATAGAATACCCACAGGAATATATAATGCAACGTCCTCCAACACGCGACGTCGGTTGTCAGATGACCACAAATTACGTCATACAACCACAGCCAAAACAGAAAAAACTGTTACGTAATGTACAAACACAGACTTTTAAGAAACAAAAGCAACGAAAAATCAAAACTGCAACACATTATTATCAAAGGGAAACAGTGGAAGTCGTACAGGAACCGGACCTACCAACACCAAGGGAGCCTACTCCTAGAACACCGTCTCCACCACCACCGCCACCACCTCGAATTCTAACCCCTGAACCACCAAGACAACCGAAACCACCcaaaaagaagaaacaaaaaaag GAGAAAGAAAACTTAGAAATGCAGTTGGTTGTTAAGCAACCAAATCTTCCCGAACCAGTTTACGACAGAGTGGAG GATTTAGAAGTTGTAGCTGACTCGTCAAAAATTTATTATGAAGCACCTAAAAAGAAAGAACATTTGATTAAGAACCCCGAACCCGATCCACCAACATATGCTTATTACGAACCCTCGGAGTATACGGCGTCTAAGAAAATTGTTCCCACTGAAAAG aGTGTTAACACAGCTGACAACTTTTACACAGTACCTCTAAAAGGAAGCACAACATTTTATGGACcgtttttcaaaaaagaaaatacatacCCTCCGAAACGTAGGTCGTCAAAGAATAGAAAGAAACGAAAACAAACGCCGACTACATATGAACGTCCACGATATGTTGAAACTGCAAAACGAGAGAGAAAGAAGCACAGACACGTTTCAAAGTCGACTCGAAAAAATTCTGAGGATTCTGTTCCACCGCTTCAGGTTGAAACTTACTTGAAAAAAGTTCCTGTTCTAATTCATGATTATGGCAATATTCCACGGTCATCACTTAAACAATCTGGTACCCATTCGATGAAGAAAACACGTGGTCATGTACAGATTGATGAATATGGCGCCAAACTATCACATGGGCCTTCATTTTATATGAATGACAGTAAAAATGGCAAACTCAAATCTTCTGGCGATTATAGTAATCATTCGACCCTGTTATATGTAAATCCAGAGACGGAAAAGGTTGAACCTTTGAAATACACCGGGGAAATAGAGGCCCAGTTAAAAGACAAACGGAAGTGGAACGAACAAGAAGAAGAACCTAGATACGTAGTGATTCCGGGGTTTGACGATCATTCTAAATCTAAGATAAAGGAAGTGATCGACAATACTAAAAGACAATTTGACGACGACCCATTAGTTATAGTGGAAGACTCCAAGTTTCCAAATAGAAGAAAACTGAGTTTAAAAAGTCAGTCTGACATGGATGACACTTACTTAACTCCGCTTTCTCGTGgacaacaaacagacaaatgg GTTAAGAAAACAACAGAGGAAAAACCGAAAAAGCAAAAG CTTAAAGGAAAAGCACATATGGTACGTGTTGGAGGGGGTTGGATGAAAGTTGAACACCACAGGCATCATCATACACCATTGAAGATTTACGAAATACCCCGTGACGCAAATGATGACAAGTTTCTCTATATAAAGTCGAGATTCAATACCAACAAAAAAGAAGTTCCAATAGCATACAAAAAATATAGAGAAGAAATAGTGCGTGGATGA
- the LOC143047848 gene encoding uncharacterized protein LOC143047848 isoform X5: MAERSRSKHKVRSPRMKASHVQYAPEGRRGNVYIDEEGRRIYRTSGKSGNSKRYVVMDDGELKRGERPEKIVYQQEETEYETMSEADSEYMVPVRPKGPNTSTRRVVEERPRVLTRRAIAEEERPVLRTREGDTIRSTRISRSRPASDYVVRRNNTLDNREELFVRSGRPASEVLVRPSRERVVTRRVVDDSNLRERYVVRSRPSSEKRIIDNREVELVRRPRSEERVTYVKRPVSEETNVKYVTRNSYRDRQPVGYVTKEQAANERALHRQEYIEYPQEYIMQRPPTRDVGCQMTTNYVIQPQPKQKKLLRNVQTQTFKKQKQRKIKTATHYYQRETVEVVQEPDLPTPREPTPRTPSPPPPPPPRILTPEPPRQPKPPKKKKQKKEKENLEMQLVVKQPNLPEPVYDRVEDLEVVADSSKIYYEAPKKKEHLIKNPEPDPPTYAYYEPSEYTASKKIVPTEKNITAESTSSSRSSSDNELKGKAHMVRVGGGWMKVEHHRHHHTPLKIYEIPRDANDDKFLYIKSRFNTNKKEVPIAYKKYREEIVRG, translated from the exons ATGGCTGAGCGTTCGAGATCTAAGCATAAGGTGAGGTCACCTAGAATGAAAGCTTCACATGTTCAATATGCTCCCGAGGGCAGACGAGGCAATGTTTATATCGACGAAGAAGGTAGGCGGATTTATAGAACATCTGGGAAAAGTGGAAATTCAAAACGGTACGTTGTTATGGATGATGGAGAATTGAAACGCGGTGAACGACCGGAAAAAATTGTATACCAACAGGAAGAAACAGAATATGAAACAATGAGTGAAGCTGATTCAGAATATATGGTCCCGGTACGACCTAAAGGACCAAATACTTCAACTAGAAGAGTAGTCGAAGAACGACCACGTGTTCTAACAAGAAGAGCTATTGCAGAAGAGGAACGACCCGTACTCAGGACCAGGGAAGGAGATACGATTAGAAGTACTCGCATTTCACGTTCAAGACCCGCGAGTGATTATGTCGTACGGCGCAACAATACTTTGGATAATCGCGAGGAATTGTTTGTACGGTCAGGACGACCAGCTAGTGAAGTTCTTGTTCGGCCTTCACGTGAGCGTGTGGTAACAAGAAGAGTTGTAGATGATTCAAATTTACGTGAACGTTATGTTGTAAGGAGTCGACCTTCTAGTGAAAAACGAATCATTGATAACAGAGAGGTTGAGCTTGTCAGAAGACCGAGATCCGAAGAAAGAGTAACGTATGTCAAAAGGCCAGTATCTGAAGAAACAAATGTAAAATACGTTACTAGGAATAGCTATCGAGACCGACAACCTGTTGGCTATGTTACGAAAGAACAAGCAGCTAACGAAAGGGCTTTGCATAGACAAGAATATATAGAATACCCACAGGAATATATAATGCAACGTCCTCCAACACGCGACGTCGGTTGTCAGATGACCACAAATTACGTCATACAACCACAGCCAAAACAGAAAAAACTGTTACGTAATGTACAAACACAGACTTTTAAGAAACAAAAGCAACGAAAAATCAAAACTGCAACACATTATTATCAAAGGGAAACAGTGGAAGTCGTACAGGAACCGGACCTACCAACACCAAGGGAGCCTACTCCTAGAACACCGTCTCCACCACCACCGCCACCACCTCGAATTCTAACCCCTGAACCACCAAGACAACCGAAACCACCcaaaaagaagaaacaaaaaaag GAGAAAGAAAACTTAGAAATGCAGTTGGTTGTTAAGCAACCAAATCTTCCCGAACCAGTTTACGACAGAGTGGAG GATTTAGAAGTTGTAGCTGACTCGTCAAAAATTTATTATGAAGCACCTAAAAAGAAAGAACATTTGATTAAGAACCCCGAACCCGATCCACCAACATATGCTTATTACGAACCCTCGGAGTATACGGCGTCTAAGAAAATTGTTCCCACTGAAAAG AACATTACTGCAGAATCTACTTCCAGTAGTAGAAGTTCGAGCGACAACGAG CTTAAAGGAAAAGCACATATGGTACGTGTTGGAGGGGGTTGGATGAAAGTTGAACACCACAGGCATCATCATACACCATTGAAGATTTACGAAATACCCCGTGACGCAAATGATGACAAGTTTCTCTATATAAAGTCGAGATTCAATACCAACAAAAAAGAAGTTCCAATAGCATACAAAAAATATAGAGAAGAAATAGTGCGTGGATGA
- the LOC143047848 gene encoding uncharacterized protein LOC143047848 isoform X8, giving the protein MAERSRSKHKVRSPRMKASHVQYAPEGRRGNVYIDEEGRRIYRTSGKSGNSKRYVVMDDGELKRGERPEKIVYQQEETEYETMSEADSEYMVPVRPKGPNTSTRRVVEERPRVLTRRAIAEEERPVLRTREGDTIRSTRISRSRPASDYVVRRNNTLDNREELFVRSGRPASEVLVRPSRERVVTRRVVDDSNLRERYVVRSRPSSEKRIIDNREVELVRRPRSEERVTYVKRPVSEETNVKYVTRNSYRDRQPVGYVTKEQAANERALHRQEYIEYPQEYIMQRPPTRDVGCQMTTNYVIQPQPKQKKLLRNVQTQTFKKQKQRKIKTATHYYQRETVEVVQEPDLPTPREPTPRTPSPPPPPPPRILTPEPPRQPKPPKKKKQKKLKGKAHMVRVGGGWMKVEHHRHHHTPLKIYEIPRDANDDKFLYIKSRFNTNKKEVPIAYKKYREEIVRG; this is encoded by the exons ATGGCTGAGCGTTCGAGATCTAAGCATAAGGTGAGGTCACCTAGAATGAAAGCTTCACATGTTCAATATGCTCCCGAGGGCAGACGAGGCAATGTTTATATCGACGAAGAAGGTAGGCGGATTTATAGAACATCTGGGAAAAGTGGAAATTCAAAACGGTACGTTGTTATGGATGATGGAGAATTGAAACGCGGTGAACGACCGGAAAAAATTGTATACCAACAGGAAGAAACAGAATATGAAACAATGAGTGAAGCTGATTCAGAATATATGGTCCCGGTACGACCTAAAGGACCAAATACTTCAACTAGAAGAGTAGTCGAAGAACGACCACGTGTTCTAACAAGAAGAGCTATTGCAGAAGAGGAACGACCCGTACTCAGGACCAGGGAAGGAGATACGATTAGAAGTACTCGCATTTCACGTTCAAGACCCGCGAGTGATTATGTCGTACGGCGCAACAATACTTTGGATAATCGCGAGGAATTGTTTGTACGGTCAGGACGACCAGCTAGTGAAGTTCTTGTTCGGCCTTCACGTGAGCGTGTGGTAACAAGAAGAGTTGTAGATGATTCAAATTTACGTGAACGTTATGTTGTAAGGAGTCGACCTTCTAGTGAAAAACGAATCATTGATAACAGAGAGGTTGAGCTTGTCAGAAGACCGAGATCCGAAGAAAGAGTAACGTATGTCAAAAGGCCAGTATCTGAAGAAACAAATGTAAAATACGTTACTAGGAATAGCTATCGAGACCGACAACCTGTTGGCTATGTTACGAAAGAACAAGCAGCTAACGAAAGGGCTTTGCATAGACAAGAATATATAGAATACCCACAGGAATATATAATGCAACGTCCTCCAACACGCGACGTCGGTTGTCAGATGACCACAAATTACGTCATACAACCACAGCCAAAACAGAAAAAACTGTTACGTAATGTACAAACACAGACTTTTAAGAAACAAAAGCAACGAAAAATCAAAACTGCAACACATTATTATCAAAGGGAAACAGTGGAAGTCGTACAGGAACCGGACCTACCAACACCAAGGGAGCCTACTCCTAGAACACCGTCTCCACCACCACCGCCACCACCTCGAATTCTAACCCCTGAACCACCAAGACAACCGAAACCACCcaaaaagaagaaacaaaaaaag CTTAAAGGAAAAGCACATATGGTACGTGTTGGAGGGGGTTGGATGAAAGTTGAACACCACAGGCATCATCATACACCATTGAAGATTTACGAAATACCCCGTGACGCAAATGATGACAAGTTTCTCTATATAAAGTCGAGATTCAATACCAACAAAAAAGAAGTTCCAATAGCATACAAAAAATATAGAGAAGAAATAGTGCGTGGATGA
- the LOC143047848 gene encoding uncharacterized protein LOC143047848 isoform X6 — protein sequence MAERSRSKHKVRSPRMKASHVQYAPEGRRGNVYIDEEGRRIYRTSGKSGNSKRYVVMDDGELKRGERPEKIVYQQEETEYETMSEADSEYMVPVRPKGPNTSTRRVVEERPRVLTRRAIAEEERPVLRTREGDTIRSTRISRSRPASDYVVRRNNTLDNREELFVRSGRPASEVLVRPSRERVVTRRVVDDSNLRERYVVRSRPSSEKRIIDNREVELVRRPRSEERVTYVKRPVSEETNVKYVTRNSYRDRQPVGYVTKEQAANERALHRQEYIEYPQEYIMQRPPTRDVGCQMTTNYVIQPQPKQKKLLRNVQTQTFKKQKQRKIKTATHYYQRETVEVVQEPDLPTPREPTPRTPSPPPPPPPRILTPEPPRQPKPPKKKKQKKEKENLEMQLVVKQPNLPEPVYDRVEDLEVVADSSKIYYEAPKKKEHLIKNPEPDPPTYAYYEPSEYTASKKIVPTEKLKGKAHMVRVGGGWMKVEHHRHHHTPLKIYEIPRDANDDKFLYIKSRFNTNKKEVPIAYKKYREEIVRG from the exons ATGGCTGAGCGTTCGAGATCTAAGCATAAGGTGAGGTCACCTAGAATGAAAGCTTCACATGTTCAATATGCTCCCGAGGGCAGACGAGGCAATGTTTATATCGACGAAGAAGGTAGGCGGATTTATAGAACATCTGGGAAAAGTGGAAATTCAAAACGGTACGTTGTTATGGATGATGGAGAATTGAAACGCGGTGAACGACCGGAAAAAATTGTATACCAACAGGAAGAAACAGAATATGAAACAATGAGTGAAGCTGATTCAGAATATATGGTCCCGGTACGACCTAAAGGACCAAATACTTCAACTAGAAGAGTAGTCGAAGAACGACCACGTGTTCTAACAAGAAGAGCTATTGCAGAAGAGGAACGACCCGTACTCAGGACCAGGGAAGGAGATACGATTAGAAGTACTCGCATTTCACGTTCAAGACCCGCGAGTGATTATGTCGTACGGCGCAACAATACTTTGGATAATCGCGAGGAATTGTTTGTACGGTCAGGACGACCAGCTAGTGAAGTTCTTGTTCGGCCTTCACGTGAGCGTGTGGTAACAAGAAGAGTTGTAGATGATTCAAATTTACGTGAACGTTATGTTGTAAGGAGTCGACCTTCTAGTGAAAAACGAATCATTGATAACAGAGAGGTTGAGCTTGTCAGAAGACCGAGATCCGAAGAAAGAGTAACGTATGTCAAAAGGCCAGTATCTGAAGAAACAAATGTAAAATACGTTACTAGGAATAGCTATCGAGACCGACAACCTGTTGGCTATGTTACGAAAGAACAAGCAGCTAACGAAAGGGCTTTGCATAGACAAGAATATATAGAATACCCACAGGAATATATAATGCAACGTCCTCCAACACGCGACGTCGGTTGTCAGATGACCACAAATTACGTCATACAACCACAGCCAAAACAGAAAAAACTGTTACGTAATGTACAAACACAGACTTTTAAGAAACAAAAGCAACGAAAAATCAAAACTGCAACACATTATTATCAAAGGGAAACAGTGGAAGTCGTACAGGAACCGGACCTACCAACACCAAGGGAGCCTACTCCTAGAACACCGTCTCCACCACCACCGCCACCACCTCGAATTCTAACCCCTGAACCACCAAGACAACCGAAACCACCcaaaaagaagaaacaaaaaaag GAGAAAGAAAACTTAGAAATGCAGTTGGTTGTTAAGCAACCAAATCTTCCCGAACCAGTTTACGACAGAGTGGAG GATTTAGAAGTTGTAGCTGACTCGTCAAAAATTTATTATGAAGCACCTAAAAAGAAAGAACATTTGATTAAGAACCCCGAACCCGATCCACCAACATATGCTTATTACGAACCCTCGGAGTATACGGCGTCTAAGAAAATTGTTCCCACTGAAAAG CTTAAAGGAAAAGCACATATGGTACGTGTTGGAGGGGGTTGGATGAAAGTTGAACACCACAGGCATCATCATACACCATTGAAGATTTACGAAATACCCCGTGACGCAAATGATGACAAGTTTCTCTATATAAAGTCGAGATTCAATACCAACAAAAAAGAAGTTCCAATAGCATACAAAAAATATAGAGAAGAAATAGTGCGTGGATGA